A segment of the Candidatus Eisenbacteria bacterium genome:
GCAGACCCCGTCACGCCCCCGAGCGCCGGCGCCGCGCTCCAGGCGGCGGTGCTGGGCAAGCCGGTGGCGTCGCCGGACGACACGGCGTCGGCTCCCCCTTCCACGGAGGCCGCGGGAACGCCGCCGCCGGTGCAGGTGTCCGAGCCGCTGGGCCCGGCGCCGCCCGACGCGGCACGGTCGTAACGAACGTCGGCCCCCGCCCGCACGAGCCGCGTCGCGCTGAGCCGCCCTTCGTTACTTGGTGTGCGCGAGCGTCTGAAAGCGCTTGCCCAGCAAGAACGCGATCGTCAGCCACACCAGCACCAGCGCGACCGCGACCAGCGCGAACTCGCGGCGGGTGAAGGCGAGCCACGTCGTCCCCGCGAACACGAGCCCCGCCGAAGCGAGATCTCCCAGGCGGACGAAGAACGTGTCGTTCGCCTGCTTCGCCTTGTACTTGGCCTCGCGGCTCGTGGGAAGGTAGAGCGCGTTCCGAGTCGTGTTCTGGAGCGAGTAGTCCAGGGAGTTCTCCGCGATCTTCGCGCCCCGGATCAGGCCGAGAACGGGGATGAAGGCCATCGACAGATACCCCATCAGGGACACCACCGGAAGCACGAGCAGCGCGCCGCGCACGCCCAGGAATCGGATCAACCGAGAGACGAGGAAGGCCTGGATCACCGCGGCCAGGATGTTCACGATCGTGAAGTAGTTCCCGTAGAACTC
Coding sequences within it:
- a CDS encoding Npt1/Npt2 family nucleotide transporter, producing EFYGNYFTIVNILAAVIQAFLVSRLIRFLGVRGALLVLPVVSLMGYLSMAFIPVLGLIRGAKIAENSLDYSLQNTTRNALYLPTSREAKYKAKQANDTFFVRLGDLASAGLVFAGTTWLAFTRREFALVAVALVLVWLTIAFLLGKRFQTLAHTK